A single window of Flavobacterium sp. 140616W15 DNA harbors:
- a CDS encoding MlaD family protein, producing MKLTREIKTAILVIASILLFIWGYSFLKGKDLFTDYKTFYVEYDNVEGLATSAPVTLNGLAIGKINGIKINEATGKLLVELQLKTDFPISKSSTASIYEPGLIGGKQIAIYPNFNDKEPAVEGQLFKGTTKLGLTAGLADKLAPVQDKVEKMLVNIDKLVSGLNNVLDQKGQEDLKKSLAELSKTMEQFHKASGSINSILDTNKGQINGVVTNFNKMSGNFAKMSDSLNKADLGKTVRSLNQALAKVDGLMNGLNSGKGTMGKLLKDEALYNNLQATSKELELLLQDVRLSPTRYVNVSLFGKKNKPYVAPVNDSISKK from the coding sequence TTGAAACTAACAAGAGAAATTAAAACGGCTATTTTAGTCATTGCATCAATTTTATTATTTATTTGGGGGTACAGCTTTTTAAAAGGCAAGGACCTCTTTACTGATTACAAGACATTTTATGTTGAATACGATAATGTAGAAGGATTAGCTACATCTGCACCAGTTACCTTAAACGGATTAGCAATTGGTAAAATTAATGGTATTAAAATTAATGAAGCTACTGGGAAATTGTTGGTTGAATTACAATTAAAAACTGATTTTCCTATTTCTAAATCAAGTACGGCTTCTATATATGAGCCTGGATTAATAGGAGGAAAGCAAATTGCAATTTATCCAAACTTTAATGATAAAGAGCCTGCTGTAGAGGGGCAATTATTTAAAGGAACAACTAAACTTGGTTTAACAGCAGGTTTGGCTGATAAATTAGCGCCAGTTCAGGACAAAGTAGAGAAGATGCTAGTTAATATTGATAAACTTGTTTCAGGTTTAAATAATGTTCTTGATCAAAAAGGACAGGAAGACCTAAAAAAGAGTTTAGCTGAATTAAGTAAAACAATGGAGCAATTTCATAAAGCTTCTGGAAGCATCAATTCAATTTTAGATACTAATAAAGGACAAATTAATGGAGTTGTTACTAACTTTAATAAAATGTCTGGAAATTTTGCTAAAATGTCTGATTCATTAAATAAAGCAGATCTAGGTAAAACGGTTAGAAGTTTAAACCAAGCATTAGCTAAAGTTGATGGTTTAATGAATGGATTAAACTCAGGTAAAGGTACAATGGGTAAATTATTAAAAGACGAAGCGCTTTATAATAACCTGCAAGCAACTTCTAAAGAATTAGAATTATTGTTACAAGATGTACGTTTATCGCCAACACGTTATGTAAATGTTTCGCTTTTTGGAAAGAAAAACAAGCCATACGTTGCACCAGTTAACGATTCGATTTCTAAAAAATAA
- a CDS encoding protease complex subunit PrcB family protein, which produces MKKILGLFVSVFVISCGATKSVDKSTGLYEVLTQQSDGGGNIRFFEILSEPNEIMMLKSDESLKGKINQDDINKSNYVILNMGEKNTGGYFIGVEKVEETDTNIVITVKETAPAPDSMVMQVITYPYAVVKINSKKDIIIK; this is translated from the coding sequence ATGAAAAAGATACTAGGATTGTTTGTTTCGGTTTTTGTGATTTCTTGTGGGGCTACTAAATCTGTAGACAAAAGCACGGGTTTGTATGAAGTATTAACACAACAGAGTGATGGCGGTGGAAATATTCGTTTTTTTGAAATCTTAAGCGAACCCAATGAAATCATGATGTTGAAAAGTGATGAGTCTTTAAAAGGCAAAATAAACCAAGATGATATTAATAAATCAAATTATGTTATCTTGAATATGGGAGAGAAAAATACTGGAGGCTATTTTATTGGTGTTGAAAAAGTGGAAGAAACAGATACTAATATCGTTATTACTGTTAAAGAAACTGCTCCTGCTCCTGATAGCATGGTAATGCAGGTGATTACTTATCCTTATGCGGTTGTTAAAATAAATTCTAAAAAAGACATTATTATTAAATAA
- a CDS encoding (Fe-S)-binding protein, translating into MSYLDNILFAILLIIGFGFFASSVKKIIRNINLGVDVNRKDNPKARWRNMAMIALGQSKMVKRPIAGVLHIVVYVGFIIINIELLEIIIDGLFGTHRVFAPYLGPVYDVLIGSFEILALLVLVAVIVFWIRRNVIRLKRFINPDLNGFPKNDANYILYFEVILMTLFLLMNASDLHLQNVPGGFSHFHKAGSFPVSQFIAPIFNGMSNELVMLLCEAFWWLHIIGILIFMNYLYFSKHLHILLAFPNTYFANLNPEGQFDNLESVTKEVKLMMDPNADPFAAAPVDENATPSKFGASDVQDLNWVQLLNAYTCTECGRCTSACPANQTGKKLSPRKIMMDTRDRLQEVGNNIDANKGVFVPDNKSLLNDYITPEELWACTSCNACVEECPVNISPLSIIMDMRRYLVMEQSAAPMPLNAMMTNIENNGAPWQYNQQDRLNWKNEN; encoded by the coding sequence ATGAGTTATTTAGATAATATTTTATTTGCCATTCTTCTTATTATTGGTTTTGGTTTTTTTGCGTCAAGTGTGAAAAAAATTATTCGAAACATAAACTTAGGAGTAGATGTAAATCGTAAAGACAATCCAAAAGCACGTTGGAGAAACATGGCTATGATTGCTCTAGGTCAGTCTAAAATGGTAAAAAGACCAATTGCAGGAGTATTGCATATTGTTGTTTATGTTGGTTTTATTATCATAAATATCGAATTACTCGAAATTATCATCGATGGTTTATTTGGTACGCATAGAGTTTTTGCACCCTATTTAGGTCCAGTATATGATGTACTAATAGGTTCTTTTGAAATATTAGCTTTATTGGTTTTGGTAGCAGTAATAGTTTTCTGGATACGAAGAAACGTTATTCGATTGAAGCGTTTTATTAATCCAGATTTAAATGGGTTCCCAAAAAATGATGCAAATTATATCTTGTATTTTGAGGTAATATTAATGACATTATTCTTGTTGATGAATGCTTCTGATTTGCATTTGCAAAATGTTCCAGGAGGATTTTCGCACTTTCATAAAGCAGGTAGTTTTCCTGTAAGTCAGTTTATAGCGCCAATTTTTAACGGGATGTCTAATGAGTTGGTGATGCTGTTATGTGAAGCATTTTGGTGGTTGCATATTATAGGTATTCTTATTTTTATGAATTACTTATATTTCTCAAAACATTTACATATTTTATTGGCTTTCCCAAATACGTATTTTGCTAATTTGAATCCAGAAGGTCAGTTCGATAATTTAGAGTCGGTTACAAAAGAGGTTAAATTGATGATGGATCCTAATGCTGATCCATTTGCAGCTGCTCCAGTAGATGAAAATGCCACTCCTAGTAAGTTTGGTGCGAGCGATGTTCAGGACTTGAATTGGGTACAGTTATTAAATGCATATACGTGTACAGAATGTGGTCGTTGTACTTCAGCTTGTCCTGCAAACCAAACAGGAAAAAAATTGTCTCCTCGTAAAATTATGATGGATACAAGAGATCGTTTGCAAGAAGTAGGTAATAATATAGATGCTAATAAAGGAGTTTTTGTTCCAGATAACAAGTCATTATTAAATGATTATATAACTCCTGAAGAATTGTGGGCATGTACATCTTGTAATGCATGTGTTGAAGAATGTCCAGTAAATATTAGTCCATTATCAATTATTATGGATATGCGTCGTTATTTGGTTATGGAGCAAAGTGCTGCGCCAATGCCTTTAAATGCAATGATGACAAATATTGAAAATAATGGGGCGCCTTGGCAATACAATCAGCAAGATAGATTGAATTGGAAGAATGAAAATTAG
- a CDS encoding putative LPS assembly protein LptD — MIIFDKKLYVSLTCQKTSHIFTKIVFKPLHTNLFNIVLLSFFLTLGCGNIYSQDTNKKKKAINASIQPDSIKTTTIDSVKVDSIKPKKAFLDGKVRYKAKDYAKIDQKRKLITLYNEAELYYQDVELKSGIIVLDYEKNEVYAGRLKDSAGVYTQYPNFKQGASAVEPDSIRFNFKTKKALIWNSRSEQGEFRIKASITKKENDSVYFLKGARFTTSKDVDNPEYYFQTNKVKFIPGKKVITGLTNMVIADVPTPIALPFAYFPMSSEKSISGIILPSYNDSNTRGFSLQNGGYYFALSDNYDLTVLGDYYTNGSYAMRFESAYAKRYKYRGNINVRFENLISSERGYPDYSRQNIYNIQWSHSKDTKSSPNSSFSASVNMGSSKYFKQSINQANIGSNLNNTLSSSVSYSKTFNTLPQIRTSLTATHSQNTQTEVINMTLPTLEASVDRIYPFAGKNGVKKGFIKNINFQYNLSGKNSIVTTDSLFFKPQMFDDAKIGAKHSIPISTNFKLFKYFSASTTANYQEVWQTKTIQKLYDADQNKVIDKTVNGFDAYRTYSFSSSLGTTIYGTFNFGEDKKIKSIRHVMRPSISYGYTPSFDKYYDTYSADATGATMKEYSRFEGGIFGAPGNNNSNIIGFDLSNTFEAKVTDKDSTKTEPKKIMLLNNLNFSTSYNFNADGITSFAWQPLRVSGGTQLLENKMNINFGATLNPYAIDNAGKQMNVFNIDNGGSLFRMTSANMTLNYSISNKEKSKKDDSNSQNTRNGGREDDLFGRSTDLNDQRKSQFDGSEEEDNEITQFFNAKLPWDMTLAYSLTYGNAMRENKIIGNSIMISANMDITPKWKGGISTGYDFVQKGVTFTQLRFERDLLSWRMDFNWTPIGPYSNWNFFIGIKSGVLSDIKWNKRSTINR; from the coding sequence TTGATTATTTTTGACAAAAAATTATATGTAAGTTTGACATGTCAAAAAACAAGCCATATTTTTACAAAAATAGTATTTAAACCTTTGCATACAAACTTATTTAATATCGTTTTATTATCATTTTTCCTAACATTAGGATGTGGTAATATATATTCACAAGACACGAACAAAAAAAAGAAAGCTATAAACGCTAGTATACAGCCAGATAGCATAAAAACTACAACTATAGACTCCGTAAAGGTCGATAGCATAAAACCAAAAAAAGCTTTTTTGGATGGCAAAGTAAGATACAAAGCCAAAGATTATGCTAAGATTGACCAAAAAAGAAAGCTTATTACCTTATATAATGAAGCGGAGTTATATTACCAGGATGTTGAACTAAAATCAGGCATCATTGTTTTAGATTACGAAAAAAACGAAGTTTATGCAGGTCGTCTCAAAGATTCGGCAGGTGTTTATACTCAGTATCCCAATTTTAAACAAGGAGCAAGCGCCGTTGAACCAGATTCAATTCGATTTAATTTTAAAACAAAAAAAGCTTTAATCTGGAACTCAAGATCAGAACAAGGCGAATTTAGAATCAAAGCCAGTATCACTAAAAAAGAAAATGACTCTGTTTATTTCTTAAAAGGTGCCCGTTTTACAACATCAAAAGATGTTGACAACCCTGAATACTACTTTCAAACAAATAAAGTTAAATTTATTCCTGGAAAAAAAGTAATCACTGGATTAACCAATATGGTAATTGCCGATGTACCTACCCCTATTGCATTACCATTTGCTTATTTTCCTATGTCGTCTGAAAAAAGCATCTCTGGTATAATTCTACCAAGTTATAATGACTCCAACACCCGAGGATTCTCATTGCAAAACGGTGGTTATTATTTTGCTTTAAGCGATAATTATGATTTAACGGTTTTAGGTGATTATTATACAAACGGAAGTTATGCCATGCGTTTCGAATCGGCCTATGCAAAAAGATATAAATATAGAGGTAATATAAATGTTCGTTTTGAAAACTTAATATCTAGCGAAAGAGGATACCCAGACTACTCTAGACAAAACATTTACAACATTCAGTGGTCACATTCTAAGGATACAAAGTCGAGTCCGAATTCGAGTTTTTCTGCTTCGGTAAATATGGGTAGTAGTAAATATTTTAAACAATCTATTAACCAAGCTAATATTGGATCTAACTTAAACAACACTTTAAGCTCATCTGTTTCTTATAGCAAAACTTTTAATACGCTACCACAAATACGTACATCGTTAACTGCGACACACTCTCAAAACACACAAACCGAAGTCATTAATATGACTTTACCAACATTAGAAGCGAGTGTTGACAGAATATACCCGTTCGCAGGGAAAAACGGAGTTAAAAAAGGATTCATTAAAAACATTAACTTCCAATACAACCTAAGTGGTAAAAACAGTATCGTAACAACCGATTCTCTATTTTTCAAACCTCAAATGTTTGATGATGCAAAAATCGGAGCTAAACACAGTATTCCGATAAGTACTAACTTTAAATTATTCAAATATTTTAGTGCAAGTACAACAGCAAATTACCAAGAAGTATGGCAAACGAAAACTATCCAAAAGTTATATGACGCAGATCAAAACAAAGTAATTGACAAAACTGTAAATGGTTTTGACGCATATAGAACCTACTCGTTTAGTTCAAGCCTTGGTACAACTATATACGGTACTTTTAATTTTGGTGAAGACAAGAAAATAAAATCGATTCGCCACGTAATGCGTCCATCCATTTCTTATGGATATACTCCTAGTTTCGATAAATATTACGATACCTACTCTGCTGATGCAACAGGAGCTACGATGAAAGAATACAGCCGTTTTGAAGGAGGTATTTTTGGAGCACCAGGTAACAACAACTCCAATATTATAGGATTTGATTTAAGTAATACTTTTGAGGCAAAAGTTACTGATAAAGACAGTACAAAAACAGAACCTAAAAAAATAATGTTGCTTAACAATTTAAACTTCTCTACAAGTTATAATTTCAATGCTGACGGAATTACATCATTTGCATGGCAACCATTAAGAGTTAGTGGAGGAACACAGCTCCTTGAAAACAAAATGAATATTAATTTTGGAGCTACATTAAATCCATATGCAATTGATAATGCAGGAAAACAAATGAATGTTTTCAACATCGATAATGGAGGAAGCTTATTCAGAATGACTAGTGCAAATATGACATTAAACTATTCTATTTCGAATAAAGAAAAAAGTAAAAAAGACGATTCAAATAGCCAAAACACAAGAAACGGTGGTCGTGAAGATGATTTATTTGGAAGAAGCACTGATTTAAATGATCAACGTAAAAGCCAATTTGACGGCTCAGAAGAAGAGGATAATGAAATAACTCAATTTTTCAACGCAAAACTTCCATGGGATATGACACTTGCTTACTCTCTAACATACGGAAATGCCATGAGAGAAAACAAAATCATTGGAAACTCTATAATGATTTCTGCTAATATGGATATTACCCCAAAATGGAAAGGTGGTATCTCTACAGGATATGATTTTGTACAAAAGGGAGTTACTTTTACCCAACTTCGTTTTGAAAGAGATTTATTAAGCTGGAGAATGGATTTTAACTGGACTCCAATAGGTCCATATTCAAACTGGAATTTCTTTATCGGAATAAAATCTGGAGTTCTTAGCGACATCAAATGGAACAAAAGAAGCACTATTAACAGATAA
- a CDS encoding RidA family protein, translated as MKKIIFTENAPAPIGPYNQAVLKNDTLYASGQIAINPQTGELITDNILDETKQVMENIAAILKAADMTFEHIVKATIFIMDMNNFAAINSVYGSYFDEKTAPARETVQVACLPKNVNVEISIIAIR; from the coding sequence ATGAAAAAAATCATATTTACCGAAAATGCTCCAGCTCCAATTGGCCCATACAACCAAGCTGTCTTAAAGAACGACACTCTTTATGCATCTGGTCAAATTGCTATTAATCCTCAAACAGGAGAATTAATTACAGATAATATTCTTGATGAGACCAAACAAGTAATGGAAAATATAGCTGCTATTCTTAAAGCTGCAGACATGACTTTTGAGCACATTGTAAAAGCAACTATTTTTATAATGGACATGAATAATTTTGCCGCTATCAACAGTGTATACGGTTCTTATTTTGACGAAAAAACTGCTCCTGCACGCGAAACAGTTCAAGTTGCTTGCTTACCTAAAAACGTAAATGTAGAAATTTCTATAATTGCAATACGATAA
- a CDS encoding N-acetylmuramoyl-L-alanine amidase produces MDIFNKNRVIFSFFLTIISFCAYSQSNVFKVTLDAGHGDHDFGAVYSGRIEKNIALSIVLKVGKILESYPNINVIYTRKTDVFIGLIERANIANRANSSIFVSIHCNANKNTAAFGTETYVMGMNKAASNLEVAKNENSVITLEKDYKQKYEGFDPGSPESMIGMTLMQEEYLDYSIALASKIEDAFGLMGKKLRGGGVKQAPFMVLHKAYMPRVLVETGFISNPAEGDILNSEDGQDEYAKAIAGAIISYKKEYFGSGSADPVEERPVSKNVEKPVKDSTPVKTTNTAPPQKNTIKSNSDGSIYKVQLLASIKKTPLAPANFKGLTGVSVVYENNVYKYTYQQTADYNQAKKYLQEAKEKGYDSAFLIAFKYGEKISIQDSLK; encoded by the coding sequence ATGGATATATTTAACAAAAATAGGGTAATATTTAGTTTTTTTCTAACTATAATTTCATTTTGTGCCTACAGTCAATCTAATGTTTTTAAAGTAACTTTAGATGCAGGACACGGAGATCATGATTTTGGGGCGGTTTATAGTGGGCGTATTGAGAAAAATATTGCTTTGTCAATAGTTTTAAAGGTTGGGAAAATATTAGAGTCTTATCCTAATATTAATGTAATATATACTCGTAAAACAGATGTATTTATAGGTTTGATCGAAAGAGCTAACATTGCTAATAGAGCCAATTCAAGTATTTTTGTGTCTATACACTGTAATGCAAATAAAAATACCGCTGCATTTGGAACCGAAACTTATGTAATGGGTATGAATAAAGCGGCTTCTAATCTTGAGGTGGCAAAAAACGAGAACTCGGTTATTACATTAGAGAAAGATTACAAGCAAAAATACGAAGGATTTGATCCGGGTTCACCAGAATCTATGATTGGAATGACCTTGATGCAAGAAGAATATTTAGACTATAGTATTGCATTAGCTAGTAAAATCGAAGATGCATTTGGTTTAATGGGGAAAAAATTGCGTGGTGGTGGTGTAAAACAAGCTCCTTTTATGGTGCTCCACAAGGCGTATATGCCAAGAGTTTTAGTAGAAACAGGTTTTATTTCAAATCCAGCTGAGGGAGATATCTTAAACTCAGAAGACGGACAAGATGAATATGCAAAAGCAATTGCAGGGGCTATCATAAGTTATAAGAAAGAATATTTTGGTAGTGGTTCTGCTGATCCTGTTGAGGAAAGACCCGTTTCAAAAAATGTTGAAAAACCAGTAAAAGATTCAACACCTGTAAAAACGACCAATACAGCTCCTCCTCAAAAAAATACGATAAAATCTAATTCAGATGGTTCTATATATAAGGTACAACTTTTGGCTAGTATAAAAAAGACACCATTAGCACCAGCAAACTTTAAAGGCTTAACTGGAGTTTCTGTAGTATATGAGAATAATGTTTATAAATATACCTATCAACAAACAGCCGATTATAATCAAGCAAAAAAATATTTGCAAGAAGCAAAAGAGAAGGGCTATGACTCAGCTTTTTTGATTGCATTTAAATATGGAGAAAAAATTAGTATCCAAGACTCGCTTAAATAA
- the bshA gene encoding N-acetyl-alpha-D-glucosaminyl L-malate synthase BshA, producing the protein MKIAIVCYPTFGGSGVVATELGLELARRGHEIHFITYSQPVRLALLNPNVHYHEVNVPEYPLFHYQPYELALSSKLVDMVKLYKIELLHVHYAIPHAYAGYMAKQMLKNEGIHIPMITTLHGTDITLVGNHPFYKPAVTFSINKSDYVTSVSQSLKDDTLKLFNIKNKIKVIPNFIELDKVKKDPDAPCHRYVMAKENERIITHISNFRKVKRIPDIIKIFYNIQKEIPAKLMMVGDGPEKEKAEILCQELGIYDKVIFFGNSNEVDKILCFTDLFLLPSETESFGLVALEAMSCGVPVISSNSGGLPEVNFDGYSGYLSDVGNVEEMSVNALKILKDDATLNEFKANALEVAKKFDIKNILPKYEALYQKAINNYKEIK; encoded by the coding sequence ATGAAAATAGCAATAGTTTGTTATCCTACTTTTGGAGGGAGCGGAGTCGTGGCAACTGAGCTCGGCCTTGAATTAGCAAGACGTGGTCACGAAATTCATTTTATAACTTATAGCCAGCCTGTTAGGTTAGCACTCTTGAATCCTAATGTACATTATCACGAAGTAAATGTTCCAGAATATCCTTTGTTTCATTATCAACCATATGAATTGGCTTTGTCCAGCAAATTAGTTGATATGGTGAAGTTGTATAAGATTGAATTGCTCCACGTACATTATGCTATACCGCACGCATATGCTGGTTATATGGCGAAGCAAATGCTTAAAAACGAAGGAATTCATATCCCGATGATTACAACGCTTCACGGGACTGATATTACTCTTGTAGGGAATCATCCTTTTTATAAACCTGCAGTGACTTTTAGTATCAATAAATCAGATTATGTGACTTCGGTTTCACAGAGTTTAAAAGATGATACTTTGAAATTATTTAATATTAAGAATAAAATTAAGGTGATTCCTAATTTTATTGAACTGGATAAAGTAAAGAAAGACCCAGATGCTCCTTGTCATCGTTATGTTATGGCTAAGGAAAATGAGCGTATTATTACTCATATTAGTAATTTTAGAAAAGTAAAACGTATTCCGGATATTATTAAGATTTTTTATAATATTCAGAAAGAAATACCTGCTAAACTGATGATGGTTGGTGATGGTCCTGAAAAGGAAAAAGCCGAAATTTTATGTCAGGAATTAGGAATTTACGATAAAGTAATCTTTTTTGGAAACAGTAATGAGGTAGATAAAATTTTATGTTTTACGGACTTATTTTTATTGCCTTCTGAAACAGAGAGTTTTGGTTTAGTAGCACTTGAAGCTATGTCTTGCGGAGTTCCTGTAATTTCAAGTAATTCGGGTGGATTGCCAGAAGTGAATTTTGATGGATATTCTGGGTATTTAAGCGATGTTGGTAATGTCGAAGAAATGTCTGTAAATGCCTTAAAAATTCTTAAAGATGATGCAACTTTAAATGAGTTTAAAGCAAATGCTTTAGAAGTTGCTAAGAAATTTGATATTAAAAATATCTTACCTAAGTACGAAGCTTTATATCAAAAAGCGATTAACAATTATAAGGAAATTAAGTAA
- a CDS encoding ABC transporter ATPase, whose translation MYIPFENLPGESRIWIYQSNRKFSDEEFSEIETDLKSFVEGWAAHGTSLEASYEMKYNRFIILAVNQDVQAATGCSIDSSVEFIQSLEKKYNVDLLDKMNVTFKLGEHIAHKPLIDFKKMVKDKSVSENTIVFNNLVNNIEEYNESWEVPAADSWHSRFF comes from the coding sequence ATGTATATCCCTTTTGAAAATTTACCTGGTGAATCCAGAATTTGGATTTATCAATCAAACAGAAAATTTTCTGATGAGGAATTTTCTGAAATAGAGACTGACTTAAAATCCTTTGTTGAAGGTTGGGCAGCACACGGAACAAGTTTAGAAGCTTCATATGAAATGAAATACAATCGATTTATTATATTGGCTGTAAATCAAGATGTGCAAGCTGCGACTGGTTGTTCTATTGATAGCTCAGTTGAATTTATTCAGAGTTTAGAGAAGAAGTATAATGTTGATTTACTTGATAAAATGAACGTTACATTTAAACTTGGTGAGCACATTGCGCATAAACCTTTGATTGATTTTAAGAAAATGGTTAAAGATAAATCAGTATCTGAGAATACGATTGTTTTTAATAATCTTGTAAATAATATAGAAGAATACAACGAGTCATGGGAAGTTCCTGCAGCTGATAGCTGGCACAGTCGTTTTTTCTAA
- a CDS encoding UDP-2,3-diacylglucosamine diphosphatase, translating to MKKRNVEVVVISDVHLGTYGSHARELSNYLSSIKPKILVLNGDIIDAWQFRKSYFPKSHLKVIQKIIGFASKGTKVYYVTGNHDEILRKFSEMTMGSFALVDKLILELDDKKAWIFHGDVFDASVQHSKWIAKLGGIGYDYLILTNRFVNWCLSKIDKEPYSFSKKIKASVKKAVKHISDFETTATDLAIEKKYDYVICGHIHEPKIIKKENKNGSTLYLNSGDWIENLTALEYHKKRWKLFHYSQMNFQEEENLFEMEDNISNQLITSRFIPK from the coding sequence TTGAAAAAAAGAAATGTTGAAGTTGTAGTAATATCAGATGTACACTTAGGAACCTATGGAAGCCATGCCAGAGAACTAAGCAATTATTTATCAAGCATTAAACCAAAAATACTAGTACTAAATGGAGACATAATTGATGCATGGCAATTCCGCAAATCCTACTTCCCAAAGTCTCATTTAAAAGTAATTCAAAAAATTATTGGTTTCGCTTCTAAGGGAACAAAAGTATATTATGTAACTGGAAATCACGACGAAATATTAAGAAAATTCAGCGAAATGACTATGGGTAGTTTTGCTCTAGTTGATAAATTAATTCTTGAATTGGATGATAAAAAAGCTTGGATTTTTCACGGAGATGTATTCGATGCTTCTGTACAGCACTCAAAATGGATTGCAAAACTTGGTGGAATAGGTTATGATTACCTCATTTTAACCAATCGTTTTGTAAACTGGTGCTTATCTAAAATAGATAAGGAACCTTATTCTTTTTCAAAAAAAATCAAAGCCAGTGTAAAAAAAGCTGTCAAACATATTTCTGATTTTGAAACTACTGCAACAGACTTGGCAATAGAAAAAAAATATGATTATGTAATCTGCGGACACATACATGAACCAAAAATCATAAAAAAAGAGAACAAAAATGGATCAACACTTTATCTAAATTCTGGTGACTGGATTGAAAACTTAACCGCATTAGAATACCACAAAAAAAGATGGAAGCTATTTCATTACTCCCAAATGAATTTCCAAGAAGAAGAGAATCTTTTTGAAATGGAAGACAACATAAGTAACCAACTAATTACATCACGTTTTATCCCTAAATAA
- a CDS encoding (Fe-S)-binding protein, whose translation MSESLVVPTMAEMLAQGKQPEVLFWVGCAGSFDDRAKKITKAFVRILNRANVSFAVLGTEESCTGDPAKRAGNEFLFQMQAMMNIEVLNAYEAKKIVTACPHCFNTLKNEYPELGGQYEVVHHTEFLKSLLDDGRLTIEGGQFKGKRITFHDPCYLGRANKIYEAPRALIEKLDIELVEMKRSKANGLCCGAGGAQMFKDAEPGTKEINVERTEDALETKPDIIAAGCPFCNTMLTDGIKHQEKEDSVKVLDIAELIANAQDL comes from the coding sequence ATGTCAGAAAGTTTAGTTGTGCCAACAATGGCAGAAATGCTAGCCCAAGGAAAACAACCAGAAGTTTTATTTTGGGTAGGTTGTGCAGGAAGTTTTGATGATAGAGCTAAGAAAATCACAAAAGCATTTGTTCGAATATTAAATCGTGCAAATGTTTCTTTTGCGGTTCTTGGTACAGAGGAAAGTTGTACTGGTGATCCTGCAAAACGTGCTGGAAATGAATTTTTGTTTCAAATGCAAGCTATGATGAATATTGAAGTTCTGAATGCTTATGAAGCAAAAAAAATAGTTACAGCTTGTCCCCATTGTTTTAATACATTAAAAAATGAATATCCTGAATTGGGTGGTCAATATGAAGTAGTGCATCATACTGAATTTCTTAAGTCTTTGCTAGATGATGGGCGATTGACAATTGAAGGTGGCCAGTTTAAAGGAAAGCGTATTACTTTTCATGATCCGTGTTATTTAGGTAGAGCTAATAAGATATATGAAGCGCCAAGAGCATTAATTGAGAAGCTTGATATTGAGTTGGTCGAAATGAAACGCTCTAAAGCAAACGGATTGTGTTGTGGAGCTGGTGGAGCTCAAATGTTTAAAGATGCTGAACCAGGTACAAAAGAGATTAATGTAGAGCGTACAGAAGATGCGCTTGAAACTAAACCAGATATTATTGCAGCAGGTTGTCCGTTTTGTAATACAATGTTAACTGATGGTATTAAGCACCAGGAAAAAGAAGATTCTGTAAAAGTTTTAGACATTGCAGAATTGATTGCAAATGCACAGGATCTTTAG